CAAGCTGATTGGCTAAACCATGAATTCCACCTTATCGACACAGGTGGGATCGAAATGAGTAATGAGCCTTTAATTACACAAATGAGGTACCAAGCAGAGTTAGCAATCGAAGAAGCAGATGTTATCTGTTTTGTGGTAAATGGAAAAGAAGGAACTACTGCTGCTGATGAAGAGGTCGCTCAAATCTTATTCCGTTCTAAAAAGCCAATCGTACTTGGTGTGAACAAGATGGATGATCCAGGTATGCACGATCGTCTATATGAATTTTACAGCTTAGGAATAGGAGAGCCTTTCCCGATCTCAGGAACTCATGGACTTGGTTTAGGAGACCTTTTAGATGAAGTCGCAAAGCATTTCGAAAATATAGAAGAAGATCCATATGATGAAGATACAATCCGAATGAGTTTAATTGGTCGTCCGAATGTAGGAAAGTCTTCTTTAGTGAATGCGATCCTAGGAGAAGAACGAGTCATTGTAAGTGATATTCCTGGAACGACGCGTGATGCCATTGATACGCCATTTAAAAAAGACGATCAAGATTATGTCATCATTGATACAGCAGGGATGAGAAAACGAGGAAAAGTTTACGAAACGACTGAGAAATATAGTGTTTTACGTTCCTTAAAAGCGATTGAACGTTCAGATGTTGTATTGGTTGTTTTAAATGCAGAAGAGGGGATCATCGAACAAGATAAAAAAATTGCAGGATACGCTCATGAAGAAGGACGAGCAGTCGTTATTGTCGTCAATAAATGGGATGCAGTAGAAAAAGATGATAAAACAATGAGGGAATTCGAACAGAAAATACGAGATGAGTTTTTATTCTTAGATTACGCTCCTATTGTGTTTTTATCAGCAAAAACAAAACGACGTATGCAACATTTATTACCACTTGTGAATGAAGTGAGTGAATTCCATAACTTACGAGTTCAAACTCATGTGCTAAATGATGTTATCGTCGATGCTGTAACAATGAATCCTACTCCAACTGACCATGGAGGAAGAAGACTAAGAATTAAATATACGACTCAAGTAGCTGTCGCCCCCCCTACATTTGTTCTCTTTGTCAATGATCCTGAGTTACTCCATTTTTCATACAGAAGATACTTAGAGAACAAAATACGAAATACGTTTAACTTTATTGGTACACCAATAAGAATATTAGCGCGAAAAAAGAATGATTAAAACAATGATATAGCATGGAGGTAAGCATGGTTCCATTATTTGTAATTGTCTTGTCATATTTAATCGGTTCAATTAGCTTTAGCTATTTAATCGGAATGAAAATTAATAAAGTAGACATCCGAAAACATGGGAGTGGAAATGCAGGGGCTACGAATACATTGAGAGTACTTGGTGTTGGTCCTGCCATCACTGTATTGTTACTTGATTGCGGTAAAGGGGTTTTAGCTGTTTTATTAGGATTGTACATTACAAATGGTGATCCGCTAATTGCTGCTGCGTGTGGACTAGCTTCAATTTTGGGACATAATTGGCCTATTTATTACGGCTTTAAAGGAGGTAAAGGAGTAGCTACAACGATTGGGGTATTAGCTACTCTCGTCTTTACCGCTGCACTTATTTCAGGGATTCTTGCTATTATAAGTATTATTATTACTAGGTTTGTTTCCCTTGGATCATTGATCTTTATTAGCGCAACAACAATTATGACTGGCATTTTTAGTAGCCATTTTGACTATCCAATTGTTTATTTTTACTTTTTACTTATTATTTCAGCCCTATCTTTTTGGCGTCATAGAACAAATATAGAGCGGCTTCTTAAAGGTACTGAGAGTAAAATAGGAGAGAAATCGACTGTAAAATAAAAGGAGGCATTTTGATGGCAAAGGTTGCAGTGATCGGCTCTGGTAGCTGGGGGACAGCATTATCGATCGTGTTAGCAGATAATCAACATGAAGTAAAACTTTGGGGCCGTTCTGAAGAACAAACGAATGAAATAAACACCAATCATACAAATGAACGTTACTTGCCTGAGGTAGATTTACCAAATGAAATAGAAGCTACAACGAGTATTGAATATGCTCTTGAAGATGTTGAGACAATTGTTTTAGTCATCCCTACAAAAGCAATGAGAGAAGTCTTACCACAAATTAAAGAGCATTTATCATCCGAAAAAACATTTGTTCATGCAAGTAAAGGAATTGAGCCGGGCACTCATTTACGTATTTCTGAAATTATTGAAGAAGAGATTCCAGAGCATTTAAGGAATGCAGTCGTTGTTTTATCTGGACCAAGTCATGCAGAAGAAGTTAGTTTGCGTCAACCTACGACAGTCACAGCTTCATCACAAAATATAGAAGAAGCAAAAAGCGTACAAGATTTATTTATGAACAAGCACTTTCGCGTCTATACTAACCCTGACCTCATTGGTGTAGAAATAGGTGGAGCTTTAAAAAATATTATCGCTATTGGTTCAGGTTTGACACATGGGTTAGGGTTTGGTGATAACGCAAAAGCAGCTTTAATGACGAGAGGTTTAGCAGAAATCGGCCGTCTCGGAATGAAACTTGGAGCGAATCCAATTACATTTGCGGGATTATCAGGTCTTGGTGACCTTATCGTAACTTGTACAAGCATACATAGTCGTAACTGGCGAGCTGGGAATATGATTGGTCAAGGAAAATCTGTTGATGATATGCTAGAAGAAATGGGGATGGTCGTTGAAGGAATTCGTACGACAAAAGCTGCTTATGAATTAGCGAAAGAACTCAATGTAGATATGCCGATAACAGCAGGTCTTTACGATGTTCTCTTCCATGAAAAATCCCCACAAGAAGCCGTTGCGGAGCTTATGGGCAGAGTAAAGAAACATGAAGTTGAAGATTTAAAGTTAGGTGAGTCTGATCCATTAAATAAATTAGAGCCATAGTTTTCACATGATGCCTTCCTTTGCATATGATATCTTGACATCATGCAAGAGGAGGGCTTCTTTTGGACGAGAAAAAAAATATCTTTGAACAGGTGCAAAAAAAGGCAAATGTTAATCAGCAGGACCTATTTAACCTAGCAAACTCAATAAACACATCGGACTTAAAAGATGAGAAAAATGTTCGTAAGTTAATCCATCAAGTTGCACAAGTCGCCAATGTCAAGGTTTCGAAAGAAAAAGAAGATGAACTCGTGAAAGCAATCACATCAAACAATGTTCCAGTTGACTTTGCAAGCTTGGCAAAAATGTTCCAGAAAAACAAATAATTTAGGCCGCTGTATACATCGAACCCTTTTGTCGCAGCATATACTAAACAGAACGACTGCTAAATCAAGGGCAAACGTCCAGATTAGTTATATTTAGTCACAAAGTTGGAGGAAGGTGCCCCCTTTTCTCCAGCTTTTTTACTTGAATCAATTTCATAACTCAAAATAAGATGTGGATTTCCGAATGATGAGCGTGAACTTCACTTCAGACGGACGCTTTCCCGAGGGCTTGTCTTCAGCTAACTTAGGCTCGACAGCTCTTCGCCTAAGTGGATCTTCTGACTGCGCTTCTCCTCCGGGAGTCGCCGTCTTTTGTTACGTTCACTTCCAAATAAAACTTACATTTAATGAAACATTTATCATATCATTCGTTTCATTGCGCAAAACACGGAATAATGAAATTGATTCACTTACATAAATATGGAAATCTATAAGTCTAATTTTTGTACATTTGTTTTCTGTGCATTAATTGGAAGGCTATGCTATAATAATTCGGTGAATCTCAACGGACAAGCAAATGAGGTGATAGTATGTTTGAAGATCCAATGTTAAAAATGTGGGTTTCGTTTATCGCGATGGGGTTAATGTTTGTTTCTGTCGTCGTGACGATTATAACAAAAGAAAAATTAAGAGGGTTTTTCCGCTATACATTACTTACATTTAGTTTTCTATGCATGGTCGTCGCAGGTTTAATCATTATGCTGGTTGTATTTAGTGGACCTGTACCTGAATAGAGAAGGATACATGTAAGTTAAAGGAAGGGATTATTTTGCGTGTCAATCGTTTAAGTTTTATAGTAATCGCTCTGTCTATTTTTTTAACAGGATGTCTTTATCCTGACGAACGTCGTGGAGAAAATCGAATTCCGTATGAAGATCAGATTGCTTCTGTTCAATCAGCTGTTATACAATACCGTCAAGATTATGGGGTTCTTCCGATTAAAACGAGAGAAGCAGACACACCAATCTTTAGGAAATATCCAGTCAATTTTGGACAACTTATTCCTAAATATATTCAGAGTGCTCCCGGAAATTCTTTTGAAAACGGTGGGGTGTTCCAATACGTTCTTGTAAATCCTGAAGAAATACCAGAAGTGAAATTAATTGATTTAACAACAACAAGAGAAATTCAAGAATTTCAAAGGCGTATTCAGCAGTATCGCAGGCAGCATGACTATGCTCCTGTAAAAGAGATCGTAGGTAACGAATTAATGAGATTAGACTATAAAGCACTTAATTATGAAGAGGAACCTACTATTAGTAGTCCATTTCATCCAAATCACCGTTTACCATTATTAATGAGGACAAATGGTGATATTGTCGTAGATTATAGCCTTGATATTATCCATTATATTGACGAGCATGAAACAGACGAATACGAGTCTGGTGATGATTTACGTTGGCTGTTAGTTGATCACTCACCATTTGTCCCTGCATATTCAATTCCACAAACAGTCAAGAATAATGAAGTAATATTTTTAGATGAAAACTAAATATTCTCCAAAATGATTTTATGTTCTAAATAGTCTCCCTTCTCATATACTTACAAAAGAGAGGGAGGCTATTTTTATTTTGGAGATCAATCCCCTGAGAAAATACTTTTAACATCAAGTGATTTTCAATAAATAAAAATTCATTAGCCATCACTTGTCATAATTGATGGACAACATCATAAGTATATACTGTCTTTCTATCGTAATGGAAACAAAGTAACCAATGATATTTTGACTATGATCGGGAGGGGATCTTGTGGAAAAAGTTGATATTTTTAAAGATATCGCCGAACGTACAGGTGGTGATATTTATCTAGGGGTGGTAGGGTCAGTTCGAACTGGGAAATCTACATTTATAAAGAAGTTTATGGAACTTGCTGTCATCCCAAACATTGAAGATGAAGCAGACCGAATGAGAGCACAAGATGAGCTGCCACAAAGTGCAGCTGGTAAACAAATTATGACGACAGAACCTAAATTTGTACCAAATCAAGCTGTATCTCTTCACGTAGATGAAGGACTTGATGTAAATGTTCGCGTCGTTGATTGTGTAGGTTATGCAGTACCGGGAGCAAAGGGATATGAAGATGAGAATGGACCGCGCATGATCCACACCCCTTGGTATGAGGATCCGATCCCGTTTCATGAAGCTGCAGAAATTGGAACGAGAAAAGTCATTCAAGAGCATTCAACCTTAGGTGTTGTCGTTACAACGGACGGATCGATTGGTGAAATTGCAAGGGAAGATTATGTAGAATCAGAGCAACGCGTAATTGAAGAGTTAAAAGAAGTAGGAAAACCGTTTATTGTTCTTGTAAATAGTGTACACCCACAACATCCAAGTACAGAACAATTACGTCAAGATTTACAAGAAGAATATGATGTACCAGCATTAGCTATGAACATAGAAGGCATGACAGAACACGATATTAATAGTGTCATGCGCGAAGTATTATACGAATTCCCTGTTCATGAAGTAAATGTAAATTTACCAAGCTGGGTCATGGTATTAAAAGAGGACCACTGGCTTCGTGAAAACTATGAGGGATCTGTAAGAGATACTGTAAAAGATATTAAACGATTGAGGGATGTTGACCGGGTTGTAAATCATTTTTATGATTATGAATTTATTGAGAGAGCCCAATTAGCAGGAATCGAAATGGGTCAAGGTGTTGCTGAAATTGACCTATATGCACCAGATGACTTATACGATCAAATCTTAAAAGAAGTTGTTGGTGTAGAAATTCGAGGTAAAGATCATTTACTGGAACTAATGCAAGACTTTGCTCATGCAAAGGCCGAATTTGATCAAGTATCAGATGCCTTAACAATGGTAAAACAAACAGGTTACGGTATTGCCGCACCAGCAATTGAAGATATGAGTTTGGATGAGCCTGAAATCATTCGCCAAGGGTCTAGGTTCGGCGTCCGTTTAAAAGCAGTTGCTCCATCAATCCATATGATTAAAGTAGATGTCGAATCTGAGTTTGCACCGATTATCGGAACAGAAAAGCAAAGTGAAGAGCTCGTCCGCTACTTGATGCAAGATTTTGAAGAAGATCCGTTATCTATCTGGAACTCAGATATCTTCGGAAGATCATTAAACTCAATCGTAAGAGAAGGTATATCGGCAAAATTATCCTTAATGCCTGAAAATGCACGTTACAAGCTGAAAGAAACGTTAGAGCGTATTATTAATGAAGGCTCTGGAGGATTAATTGCCATCATCCTATAAATAATGAAGGTATCACGAAACAATGTTTCGTAGATGCCTTTTTATTCTTGTTTATTGGGACGAGCAAGTGGGTCAATTGGTATGATTGCTAAACGTGTAGGAAGGAAGAGAATACGGTAATCGTTGTATTGAACGGCATAAAAAGGAAAATTAGCAGAGTAACGTCACCAACCGAAATATTCCTTAGGTGAACATCGATCATAGTAGAAAAGAGAGTGTCAAAATAAAGAGGGTTTATTTGACACTCTCTTTATCGTGTGTAAATCAATGAAGAAGACGTCTCGGAAAGCTTCTTTATTGAAACGAAGAGAGTCCTTTATTGGCAAGCTTAATAATTAATTCTGCCACCTCATTAGGTGGTTCTTTTAACCCGTTTTTCAACCAATGTTGAACAACAATAATACTTCCGTTAGCGATATACAAAGCTAAGTATTCTGAATAGTGCGGTACATGATGGTCATTAACCATTAATGATTTTAGCAAATGACTTTGGGCTAACATCATCACTTTTTTTTGGAAGTTAGGATCACCATGTTCACTAAATAAGGTTTGACAGCTTTCGTGATTTTTTGCAAGATACTCTAACAATTTTACTGTCATTTGAATGGCTTCTTCGTTTTCATTGTAGTTATATGCGGACAAGGTTTGATTCATATCTTCGATAATGTCATCTTCAATTTGATAAAGAAGGTCATATAGGTCCGTGTAATGTGAGTAAAAAGTAGATCGATTGATATCTGCAAGTTCGCACACTTCTTTAATGGTGATGCTAGATAAAGGTTTATCTTGCATTCGTTTCATCAAGCTTTCTCTCAAAACTTTCCGTGTATACTTTTTTCGTCTGTCTAATTTTGAGCCCATTGATTTTCTCCTTTTTGTTATTTATCCAACAAATCAATTGAAGGTGTTGATTACATAACATAAATTAGTAAACTGTTTGTTGATTAGTCAACACAGTGTCATTATAATTTTACATTAGTTGTTAATCAAGGAGTGGGTTCGTTATGTCAGACATTGCAGCAAAAATTATTAAGTACAAAAAAACGATTGTCATTGTTTTTATGGTCTTAACAGTAATCAGTGCAATTGCAACGCTTTTTGTTTCGGTTAACTACAATATGAATGACTATATGCCAGAAGACGCTCAATCCACTAAAGCGGTCGAGGTAATGGAAGAAGAGTTCGATCGTACTCTTTCGAATGCACAAGTAATGATTCGGGATGTATCAGTGCAAGAAGCAATTTTATACAAAGAATTGCTTGAGGGAATTGATGGCGTTTCGGATGTTGTTTGGCTTGACGAAGTCATCGATATAAAAATTCCTTTAGAAATGGCAGAAAAGGAATTAGTAGAGACTTATTATCAGGAAAACAATGCGCTAATTTCCTTCACTATACGAGAAGGTGATGAAGTAGCTGTTTCTGACGCAATTTATGAGCTGATAGATGATGACAATGCATTGGTGGGAGAATCTGTCGATACAGCGGTTTCCCAGAAGATGGCATCGGCAGAAGCGTTGTATGCAGGTTTGTTGTTAGTCCCAATCATCATTATCATTCTTGTTCTCTCCACAACTTCGTGGATTGAACCATTGTTTTTCTTATTAGCGATAGGTGTATCTGTGATTATAAACTTAGGTACGAATATATTCATTGGTGAAATTTCATTCGTCACTCAATCTGTAAGCCCAATTTTACAACTTGCTGTATCTCTCGACTATGCCGTTTTTCTTTTACATAGTTTTTCAGATTATCGTAAGCAAATGGATGATCCTGAAGAGGCGATGCGACAAGCGATTCGAAAATCTTTTCCAGCAATATCAGCAAGTGCTGCAACTACATTCTTTGGTTTTATGGCACTGACGTTTATGCAATTTGAAATTGGTGCCGATTTAGGAATTAACCTAGTCAAAGGTATACTCCTAAGCTTTATTAGTGTGATGGTGTTTTTACCAGCATTAACGGTATGGCTTTATAAATGGATTGATAAAACAGAACATAGACCTTTGTTTCCTCGTTTCAAATCCATTGGTAAGCCCGTGATGAAGGTAAGGGTTGTTAGCTTAGTCGCTGTTTTTCTTATCATTGTCCCTAGTTACTTAGCACAACAAGAAACCACTTTTATATACGGAATTGGTGAACAGCCAGATACAACTCGCCTAGGAAGCGATATCGTGGCGATTGATGAGGTGTTTGGGAAGTCAACGCCGATTGTTCTCTTAGTACCAAAAGGGGATGTGGCGAGGGAAGTACAGCTTGAGCAAGAGTTAGAAAAAGCCGATCACGTAACGAATGTGATGTCTTATAATCAAACTGTAAGTCCTGCTATTCCACCAGAGTACCTAGATGAAACAGTTACAGAACAATTTCTTTCAGAAAATTACAGCCGAATCACCCTTTATACAGAAACAGATTCTGAAGGTGATGTAGCGTTTAATGTCGTAGAAAATGTTAAAGATATCGCTGAATCCTATTATGGGGATAGCGTTTATACTCTAGGTGAAAGTGTAGCGTTATACGATATGAAAACGACGGTAATAAAAGACAATACAGTGGTAAACATACTGACCGTTGTTGCGATAGCTACTGTTTTACTATTTACATTTAAATCGATTTCTCTCCCGGTCGTTTTATTACTGACGATACAATCAGCTGTATGGTTCAACCTTGCTA
The Bacillus shivajii DNA segment above includes these coding regions:
- the der gene encoding ribosome biogenesis GTPase Der; its protein translation is MSKPVLAIVGRPNVGKSTIFNRIVGERVAIVEDKPGVTRDRIYSQADWLNHEFHLIDTGGIEMSNEPLITQMRYQAELAIEEADVICFVVNGKEGTTAADEEVAQILFRSKKPIVLGVNKMDDPGMHDRLYEFYSLGIGEPFPISGTHGLGLGDLLDEVAKHFENIEEDPYDEDTIRMSLIGRPNVGKSSLVNAILGEERVIVSDIPGTTRDAIDTPFKKDDQDYVIIDTAGMRKRGKVYETTEKYSVLRSLKAIERSDVVLVVLNAEEGIIEQDKKIAGYAHEEGRAVVIVVNKWDAVEKDDKTMREFEQKIRDEFLFLDYAPIVFLSAKTKRRMQHLLPLVNEVSEFHNLRVQTHVLNDVIVDAVTMNPTPTDHGGRRLRIKYTTQVAVAPPTFVLFVNDPELLHFSYRRYLENKIRNTFNFIGTPIRILARKKND
- a CDS encoding DUF2768 domain-containing protein gives rise to the protein MFEDPMLKMWVSFIAMGLMFVSVVVTIITKEKLRGFFRYTLLTFSFLCMVVAGLIIMLVVFSGPVPE
- the spoIVA gene encoding stage IV sporulation protein A, giving the protein MEKVDIFKDIAERTGGDIYLGVVGSVRTGKSTFIKKFMELAVIPNIEDEADRMRAQDELPQSAAGKQIMTTEPKFVPNQAVSLHVDEGLDVNVRVVDCVGYAVPGAKGYEDENGPRMIHTPWYEDPIPFHEAAEIGTRKVIQEHSTLGVVVTTDGSIGEIAREDYVESEQRVIEELKEVGKPFIVLVNSVHPQHPSTEQLRQDLQEEYDVPALAMNIEGMTEHDINSVMREVLYEFPVHEVNVNLPSWVMVLKEDHWLRENYEGSVRDTVKDIKRLRDVDRVVNHFYDYEFIERAQLAGIEMGQGVAEIDLYAPDDLYDQILKEVVGVEIRGKDHLLELMQDFAHAKAEFDQVSDALTMVKQTGYGIAAPAIEDMSLDEPEIIRQGSRFGVRLKAVAPSIHMIKVDVESEFAPIIGTEKQSEELVRYLMQDFEEDPLSIWNSDIFGRSLNSIVREGISAKLSLMPENARYKLKETLERIINEGSGGLIAIIL
- a CDS encoding TetR/AcrR family transcriptional regulator; protein product: MGSKLDRRKKYTRKVLRESLMKRMQDKPLSSITIKEVCELADINRSTFYSHYTDLYDLLYQIEDDIIEDMNQTLSAYNYNENEEAIQMTVKLLEYLAKNHESCQTLFSEHGDPNFQKKVMMLAQSHLLKSLMVNDHHVPHYSEYLALYIANGSIIVVQHWLKNGLKEPPNEVAELIIKLANKGLSSFQ
- a CDS encoding glutathione S-transferase N-terminal domain-containing protein, whose amino-acid sequence is MRVNRLSFIVIALSIFLTGCLYPDERRGENRIPYEDQIASVQSAVIQYRQDYGVLPIKTREADTPIFRKYPVNFGQLIPKYIQSAPGNSFENGGVFQYVLVNPEEIPEVKLIDLTTTREIQEFQRRIQQYRRQHDYAPVKEIVGNELMRLDYKALNYEEEPTISSPFHPNHRLPLLMRTNGDIVVDYSLDIIHYIDEHETDEYESGDDLRWLLVDHSPFVPAYSIPQTVKNNEVIFLDEN
- the plsY gene encoding glycerol-3-phosphate 1-O-acyltransferase PlsY; the protein is MVPLFVIVLSYLIGSISFSYLIGMKINKVDIRKHGSGNAGATNTLRVLGVGPAITVLLLDCGKGVLAVLLGLYITNGDPLIAAACGLASILGHNWPIYYGFKGGKGVATTIGVLATLVFTAALISGILAIISIIITRFVSLGSLIFISATTIMTGIFSSHFDYPIVYFYFLLIISALSFWRHRTNIERLLKGTESKIGEKSTVK
- a CDS encoding stage VI sporulation protein F, whose product is MDEKKNIFEQVQKKANVNQQDLFNLANSINTSDLKDEKNVRKLIHQVAQVANVKVSKEKEDELVKAITSNNVPVDFASLAKMFQKNK
- a CDS encoding efflux RND transporter permease subunit is translated as MSDIAAKIIKYKKTIVIVFMVLTVISAIATLFVSVNYNMNDYMPEDAQSTKAVEVMEEEFDRTLSNAQVMIRDVSVQEAILYKELLEGIDGVSDVVWLDEVIDIKIPLEMAEKELVETYYQENNALISFTIREGDEVAVSDAIYELIDDDNALVGESVDTAVSQKMASAEALYAGLLLVPIIIIILVLSTTSWIEPLFFLLAIGVSVIINLGTNIFIGEISFVTQSVSPILQLAVSLDYAVFLLHSFSDYRKQMDDPEEAMRQAIRKSFPAISASAATTFFGFMALTFMQFEIGADLGINLVKGILLSFISVMVFLPALTVWLYKWIDKTEHRPLFPRFKSIGKPVMKVRVVSLVAVFLIIVPSYLAQQETTFIYGIGEQPDTTRLGSDIVAIDEVFGKSTPIVLLVPKGDVAREVQLEQELEKADHVTNVMSYNQTVSPAIPPEYLDETVTEQFLSENYSRITLYTETDSEGDVAFNVVENVKDIAESYYGDSVYTLGESVALYDMKTTVIKDNTVVNILTVVAIATVLLFTFKSISLPVVLLLTIQSAVWFNLAIPYFTDTPLVFVGYLVVGTVQLAATVDYAILFTENYLDNRKRMPARQAIVKTLNEKTFSISISAAILSSVGFILWITSTNPIVSSIGLLLGRGALLAFIMVLFFLPAMLLVCDKIIGKTTLKANFFREGN
- a CDS encoding NAD(P)H-dependent glycerol-3-phosphate dehydrogenase, whose translation is MAKVAVIGSGSWGTALSIVLADNQHEVKLWGRSEEQTNEINTNHTNERYLPEVDLPNEIEATTSIEYALEDVETIVLVIPTKAMREVLPQIKEHLSSEKTFVHASKGIEPGTHLRISEIIEEEIPEHLRNAVVVLSGPSHAEEVSLRQPTTVTASSQNIEEAKSVQDLFMNKHFRVYTNPDLIGVEIGGALKNIIAIGSGLTHGLGFGDNAKAALMTRGLAEIGRLGMKLGANPITFAGLSGLGDLIVTCTSIHSRNWRAGNMIGQGKSVDDMLEEMGMVVEGIRTTKAAYELAKELNVDMPITAGLYDVLFHEKSPQEAVAELMGRVKKHEVEDLKLGESDPLNKLEP